The following is a genomic window from Hymenobacter monticola.
CAAAACCAGCCTCAGCGGCGCCCTGAACGTGTCGTTTTCGGGCGGCTCGGTGATGGGCATGGGCGTGGCCGGCCTGGCCGTGCTCGGCTTGGGCTCCTTGTTTATAGTGTTCTATAAGATGTTCGTGCCCAGTGGCCTCGCCAACGGGCAGGAAATGGAGAAAGCGCTCGAAGTACTCACCGGCTTCTCGCTGGGTGCTGAAAGCATTGCCTTGTTTGCCCGCGTGGGCGGCGGCATCTACACCAAAGCGGCCGACGTGGGCGCCGACCTCGTGGGCAAAGTGGAAGCCGGCATCCCCGAGGACGACCCCCGCAACCCCGCCACCATCGCCGACAACGTGGGCGACAATGTGGGCGACGTGGCCGGCATGGGCGCCGACTTGTTCGGCTCTTACGTAGCTACCATCCTGGCTACCATGGTGCTGGGCCGCGAAGTGACCGTGACCAACGACCAGTTTGGCGGCCTGTCGCCCATCTTCCTGCCGATGGCTATTGCGGGCATGGGCATCATCGCCTCGCTCATCGGCATTCTCTGCGTGCGAGTGAAGGAAGGCGGCAACGTGCAAGGCGCGCTCAACCTGGGCAACTACATTTCGGTCATTGTTTCGGCTTTTGGCGCTTATGGCCTCATCATGTGGATTTTGCCGGCCGGCACCTTCACCATTCGTGGCATCAGCTTCGATGCCATGCACGTATTCTACGCCGTGGTGGTGGGCCTGATTGTGGGCACGCTGATGAGCATCATCACCGAATATTACACGGCCATGGGCAAGCGCCCGGTGATGAGCATTGTGCAGCAAAGCAGCACCGGCCACGCCACCACCGTCATCGGCGGCTTGGCCGTGGGCATGGAATCGACGGTACTGCCCATTCTGGTGCTGGCGGCGGGCATTGTGCTCAGCTTTAAGGCTGCCGGCCTCTACGGCGTGGCCATTGCCGCCGCCGGCATGATGGCGACCACCGCCATGCAGCTGGCCATCGACGCCTTCGGCCCCATTGCCGACAACGCCGGCGGCATCGCCGAAATGAGCGAGCTGCCCAAGGAAGTGCGCGAGCGCACCGACATTCTCGACGCCGTGGGCAACACCACCGCCGCCACTGGCAAAGGCTTCGCTATTGCCTCGGCCGCCCTCACCTCGCTGGCGCTATTTGCTGCTTTCATGGGCACGGCCCACATCGACACCATCGACATTTCGAACGCCGACGTGCTGGCCGGCCTGTTTGTGGGCGCCATGATTCCGTTTATCTTCTCGGCGCTGGCCATTGCGGCCGTGGGCCGCGCGGCCATGGCCATGGTGCAGGAA
Proteins encoded in this region:
- a CDS encoding sodium-translocating pyrophosphatase — encoded protein: MTNYLYAVPALGIFALLYTWLRAGWVARQDAGDARMTTIAGYIADGAIAFLKAEYKVLALFGLIAGAFLFYLGSTSGNSSPVIVIAFIIGAVFSALAGFIGMKIATKANVRTAQAAKTSLSGALNVSFSGGSVMGMGVAGLAVLGLGSLFIVFYKMFVPSGLANGQEMEKALEVLTGFSLGAESIALFARVGGGIYTKAADVGADLVGKVEAGIPEDDPRNPATIADNVGDNVGDVAGMGADLFGSYVATILATMVLGREVTVTNDQFGGLSPIFLPMAIAGMGIIASLIGILCVRVKEGGNVQGALNLGNYISVIVSAFGAYGLIMWILPAGTFTIRGISFDAMHVFYAVVVGLIVGTLMSIITEYYTAMGKRPVMSIVQQSSTGHATTVIGGLAVGMESTVLPILVLAAGIVLSFKAAGLYGVAIAAAGMMATTAMQLAIDAFGPIADNAGGIAEMSELPKEVRERTDILDAVGNTTAATGKGFAIASAALTSLALFAAFMGTAHIDTIDISNADVLAGLFVGAMIPFIFSALAIAAVGRAAMAMVQEVRRQFREIPGIMEGTGRPEYEKCVAISTQAAIREMILPGAIALLTPIIIGFLFGPKVLGGLLAGVTVSGVLMAMFQSNAGGAWDNAKKSFEKGVMVNGKMEYKGSDAHKASVTGDTVGDPFKDTSGPSMNILIKLMSIVSLVIAPHIAAKDGERGMAPVQLEKDRAELVARPHVRYAFANAAPAAARFIYTVLVK